A window of Pyrobaculum aerophilum str. IM2 contains these coding sequences:
- the glyA gene encoding serine hydroxymethyltransferase has translation MLPREIEELLNIILQHNTWRRKETINLIASENVMSPLAELVYVNDFAGRYAEGTVGNRYYQGTKYVDILEDSLSKRFAKVLDAKFVDVRPISGTIANLATYHALVPEGGIVASLPVKYGGHISHNTVGGLKALRVKTVELPWDFENFNIDIDAARKIIEEKRPNLIILGASLYLFPHPVREIANAAKAVGAYVLHDSAHVFGLIIGGVFPNPLKEGAHVITSSTHKTFPGPQGGLIASVTDEELNNAIQRAVFPVFTSNYHLHRYAATYVTLIEMEHFGAEYGARIVENAKALAEALAEEGVTPVGERLGYTKTHQVAVDVSKFGGGDKVARLLEEANIIVNKNALPWDKSVLKPSGIRMGVQEMTRFGMGKGEMKEIAKFIARVLKGEDPTAVKREVVEFRKTFIEIKYGFKIDKEIIDKIFYSLNLYT, from the coding sequence ATGCTTCCGCGGGAAATAGAAGAGTTGTTAAATATAATATTGCAACATAACACATGGAGACGTAAAGAGACCATCAACTTAATTGCAAGCGAGAACGTGATGTCTCCGTTAGCAGAGTTAGTCTATGTAAACGATTTCGCTGGCAGATATGCCGAAGGCACGGTGGGCAATAGGTATTACCAGGGAACGAAGTATGTAGACATATTAGAGGACTCTTTATCAAAAAGATTTGCAAAAGTCTTAGACGCAAAATTTGTAGACGTGAGGCCTATCTCTGGCACTATTGCAAACCTGGCAACGTACCACGCGTTAGTGCCAGAGGGCGGAATTGTGGCCTCCCTGCCTGTAAAATACGGCGGCCACATAAGTCACAACACAGTAGGCGGGCTTAAAGCACTTAGAGTAAAAACAGTGGAGTTGCCCTGGGATTTTGAGAATTTTAATATAGACATAGACGCCGCGCGGAAAATTATTGAAGAAAAGAGGCCAAACCTCATAATATTAGGCGCGTCCCTATACCTCTTCCCCCACCCAGTAAGAGAAATAGCAAACGCGGCGAAGGCCGTCGGCGCTTACGTCCTCCACGACTCGGCGCATGTCTTTGGCTTAATAATAGGGGGAGTCTTCCCCAACCCGTTAAAAGAAGGCGCACACGTAATCACGTCGTCAACACACAAAACGTTTCCAGGCCCGCAGGGAGGATTAATAGCCTCGGTCACGGACGAGGAGTTAAACAACGCCATCCAAAGGGCTGTTTTCCCAGTGTTTACGTCTAACTATCACCTACACAGATACGCCGCTACGTATGTCACATTAATAGAGATGGAACACTTCGGTGCAGAGTACGGCGCAAGAATCGTGGAAAACGCCAAGGCCTTGGCTGAGGCGCTGGCCGAGGAGGGAGTAACCCCCGTGGGGGAGCGGCTCGGCTACACAAAGACGCATCAGGTGGCTGTTGATGTCTCTAAATTCGGCGGAGGGGATAAAGTTGCTAGGCTATTAGAGGAGGCCAATATAATTGTCAATAAAAACGCCCTTCCTTGGGATAAAAGCGTCTTAAAACCCAGCGGCATTAGAATGGGGGTACAAGAAATGACGCGTTTCGGCATGGGGAAGGGCGAGATGAAGGAAATAGCCAAGTTCATAGCAAGAGTACTAAAAGGCGAGGACCCCACTGCAGTAAAGCGTGAAGTTGTTGAATTTAGAAAAACATTCATAGAAATTAAGTATGGATTCAAAATAGATAAAGAAATTATTGATAAGATATTTTACTCGTTAAATTTATATACATAA
- a CDS encoding cyclic pyranopterin monophosphate synthase MoaC, whose protein sequence is MIVDISKKPDVFRYARASANADVKKCNTAVAAKAATVASRYLPFLHPLPLSATAWCKDGKFYVEGIAHWQTGVEMDVLFGVLVGLLGSGAVKIENLRVEIKQKQTTPPIIENVNTSEAPITREGDLVASAYGRMKVVNLDIVKNPVEKGHPIYAAQTAAALNAKRLCELLGGPCPSVQHFKIEIITSDSVEVRTFIKARDITPAPEALFSAGVALLTIWDMIKKYEKDENGQYPYTYISELHLD, encoded by the coding sequence ATGATAGTTGACATATCGAAAAAGCCTGATGTCTTTAGATACGCCAGGGCCTCTGCCAATGCAGATGTAAAAAAATGTAATACAGCAGTGGCGGCTAAAGCCGCAACTGTGGCTAGCAGATATCTCCCATTCCTACACCCCCTCCCCCTCTCCGCGACGGCGTGGTGTAAGGATGGGAAGTTTTATGTAGAGGGAATTGCCCATTGGCAGACTGGAGTGGAAATGGACGTATTATTCGGCGTTTTAGTCGGCTTACTGGGATCTGGCGCCGTTAAAATAGAAAACTTAAGAGTAGAGATTAAACAGAAGCAAACAACGCCTCCCATCATCGAAAACGTTAATACCTCCGAGGCCCCCATCACTAGGGAGGGAGATCTAGTAGCTTCTGCATATGGCAGAATGAAAGTGGTGAATCTTGATATTGTGAAAAACCCTGTGGAGAAGGGGCATCCCATATATGCGGCGCAAACAGCCGCGGCGCTTAACGCTAAAAGGCTCTGTGAACTCCTAGGCGGGCCGTGTCCCTCTGTACAACATTTTAAAATAGAAATAATAACCTCTGACAGCGTCGAGGTGAGGACTTTTATAAAGGCCCGCGATATCACGCCGGCTCCCGAAGCGCTATTCTCGGCTGGAGTGGCGCTGTTAACCATATGGGACATGATTAAAAAATATGAGAAAGATGAAAACGGACAGTACCCCTACACGTATATTAGCGAGTTACATTTAGATTGA
- a CDS encoding TFIIB-type zinc ribbon-containing protein — protein sequence MVCPKCGSRDIVLLPTNEYVCKKCGYKWPMPQPDYMWIETEVKKAKLFEKFIDAPVENCEELLAQLLKELDEKNAKLLAAKILMQRAERRKLTATELKKLYEDAERCLQ from the coding sequence GTGGTATGTCCTAAATGTGGTTCACGTGATATAGTGCTATTGCCCACAAACGAATATGTGTGCAAAAAATGCGGGTATAAATGGCCTATGCCTCAGCCGGATTATATGTGGATTGAAACAGAGGTTAAAAAGGCTAAACTTTTTGAGAAATTTATTGACGCCCCCGTGGAAAATTGTGAAGAACTCTTGGCACAACTATTGAAAGAACTAGATGAGAAAAATGCCAAATTACTAGCGGCAAAAATACTTATGCAGAGGGCTGAAAGGCGCAAGTTAACAGCAACTGAGTTGAAAAAATTATATGAAGATGCCGAGCGGTGTCTTCAATGA
- the fni gene encoding type 2 isopentenyl-diphosphate Delta-isomerase, whose protein sequence is MGIDKRKDDHIYLASSELSQIGSAWFEEVVLIHNALPEIDLSEVDLTTRFLGAPVKAPFGIGAMTGGTELAGKINAELAKAAEEFGIPIYVGSQRIALVKPEVKWTFEVVKQNAPHVPKVANLGAPQLAELGERELEEWVVQAIDMIDAYAIAIHLNAAQEVVQPEGEPRFKGVLEKLKIVKRAAGKPLIVKETGNGISKEVAARLSGIADAIDVGGFGGTSFVAIEGARAKESPLQKRLAETYKWWGIPTAASICEVKSAYAGYLIASGGIRSGLDGAKAIALGANFFTMSQPLLKAALDGRLREEIAMIIAELKTAMFLTGARTVQELALVPRVYGPRLRNWIEQRRLTC, encoded by the coding sequence ATGGGCATAGACAAAAGGAAGGACGACCACATTTATTTAGCGTCTTCAGAACTCTCGCAAATAGGTAGCGCTTGGTTTGAAGAGGTCGTACTAATACACAACGCTTTGCCGGAGATAGATCTCTCTGAGGTTGACTTAACCACTCGCTTTCTAGGCGCTCCAGTAAAGGCGCCGTTTGGAATAGGAGCTATGACGGGGGGGACTGAGCTGGCCGGGAAGATAAATGCGGAGTTGGCCAAAGCCGCTGAGGAGTTCGGAATTCCTATTTACGTCGGCTCGCAGAGAATAGCCTTAGTAAAGCCGGAGGTTAAGTGGACGTTTGAAGTTGTTAAGCAAAACGCTCCGCATGTGCCTAAAGTCGCTAACCTAGGCGCTCCGCAACTGGCCGAGCTCGGCGAGAGGGAGCTTGAAGAGTGGGTTGTACAAGCTATCGACATGATAGACGCATATGCAATAGCCATACACCTAAACGCGGCGCAAGAGGTCGTACAGCCAGAGGGGGAGCCGCGCTTTAAAGGCGTCTTGGAAAAATTAAAAATTGTAAAGAGGGCCGCGGGGAAACCCTTGATAGTTAAAGAGACTGGTAACGGCATTTCAAAAGAGGTGGCCGCGCGGCTTTCCGGTATAGCCGATGCAATAGACGTGGGGGGCTTCGGCGGCACGTCTTTTGTGGCAATAGAGGGCGCGCGGGCAAAGGAGTCTCCACTGCAAAAAAGGCTTGCAGAGACGTATAAATGGTGGGGGATCCCCACCGCCGCATCTATATGTGAAGTGAAATCCGCCTATGCGGGCTACTTAATAGCGTCGGGCGGAATTAGAAGCGGCCTCGACGGCGCGAAGGCAATAGCGCTGGGGGCAAACTTCTTTACCATGTCCCAGCCCCTGTTAAAAGCCGCGCTTGACGGCAGACTGCGAGAGGAAATTGCAATGATAATAGCCGAGCTGAAGACTGCGATGTTTCTCACTGGCGCGCGTACGGTACAAGAACTCGCCCTAGTACCGCGTGTTTACGGCCCGCGGCTTAGGAACTGGATAGAGCAAAGACGCCTTACTTGTTAA
- a CDS encoding 50S ribosomal protein L2 — MGKRILVQRRGRGGSQFRSPSWKRDGPVRYPPLGVISGKGYVVDILHEPGLNAPVAKIVTENGVEFFNYAAEGLYVGQVVEIGKGASPKTGNIMILGEIPEGTMIFNVEKRAGDGGKFARAGGTYAVVIGQKPEENKTIIRLPSGRTVEVDSRGRATVGIVAGGGRIEKPFLKAGKKYHRARAKAWKYPTVRGKAMSPYAHPHGGGSHQKGGTPVPKTAPPGQKVGFIGSRCTGRGCVRARAQQKQ; from the coding sequence ATGGGTAAAAGGATTCTTGTCCAGCGGCGTGGTAGAGGAGGCTCGCAGTTCAGGTCGCCGAGTTGGAAGAGAGACGGTCCCGTGAGGTATCCGCCGCTAGGCGTTATTTCAGGTAAGGGGTATGTAGTTGATATACTTCATGAGCCCGGCCTCAATGCCCCCGTGGCGAAGATTGTAACTGAAAACGGCGTTGAGTTTTTCAATTACGCGGCAGAGGGTCTTTATGTGGGGCAGGTAGTGGAAATAGGCAAAGGCGCGTCGCCAAAAACGGGGAATATTATGATCCTTGGAGAAATCCCAGAGGGTACTATGATTTTCAACGTCGAGAAAAGAGCTGGGGATGGGGGCAAGTTCGCGAGGGCGGGCGGCACTTACGCAGTAGTTATAGGCCAGAAGCCGGAGGAGAATAAGACAATAATAAGACTCCCCAGCGGTAGGACTGTGGAAGTGGACTCGAGAGGCAGGGCGACTGTGGGCATTGTTGCAGGGGGAGGCAGGATAGAGAAACCGTTTTTAAAGGCCGGCAAGAAGTACCACAGAGCTAGAGCAAAGGCGTGGAAGTACCCGACAGTGAGAGGTAAGGCCATGTCTCCATATGCGCATCCACACGGCGGAGGTTCGCACCAGAAGGGAGGCACGCCTGTGCCTAAAACGGCGCCTCCAGGCCAGAAGGTTGGTTTTATTGGCTCGAGATGTACTGGCAGAGGCTGTGTGAGGGCTAGGGCGCAACAGAAGCAGTAA
- a CDS encoding 30S ribosomal protein S17e, protein MGRVRPRYIKSLGEKLLEMYPDKFTDNFEENKKAVAELADIPSKTVRNKVAGYITRLVKRRKAQEKAESAA, encoded by the coding sequence ATGGGTCGCGTGAGACCACGGTATATTAAATCGCTTGGAGAGAAACTCTTAGAGATGTATCCAGACAAGTTCACTGACAACTTTGAAGAGAATAAAAAAGCCGTTGCGGAGCTAGCAGATATACCTAGCAAGACTGTGAGAAACAAAGTCGCGGGCTATATCACAAGGTTGGTCAAAAGGCGTAAAGCACAAGAAAAAGCCGAGTCGGCGGCGTAG
- a CDS encoding peptidylprolyl isomerase yields MPLAKGDYILLDYTVIVKDEGKVIETSQESVAKEAGIYRPEDVYGPRLVIIGETPLWEPVENALLNLEEGQEFEVEVPPEKAYGVRDPNKVKIVSIREFHRHGVVPSVGDVVDYEGQRARVISISGGRVVLDFNHPLAGKAFLVKGRVVKKLSTLEDKAVALLRIYLPRVSADKIKATIEGETLTVTLPAEVLLYERIGGVLLQYASEVSTKFQEVKRVRFIEEVELKA; encoded by the coding sequence ATGCCCTTAGCCAAGGGCGATTACATACTACTCGACTATACTGTTATTGTAAAAGACGAGGGTAAAGTTATTGAAACAAGCCAAGAGTCTGTGGCGAAAGAGGCTGGTATATACCGCCCTGAGGACGTATACGGGCCCAGGCTAGTAATTATAGGCGAAACACCCCTATGGGAGCCCGTGGAAAACGCCTTGTTAAACTTAGAGGAGGGGCAGGAGTTCGAAGTGGAAGTGCCGCCTGAGAAGGCATATGGCGTCAGAGACCCCAATAAGGTCAAAATTGTCTCTATTAGGGAGTTCCACAGACACGGCGTGGTTCCTAGCGTAGGCGATGTCGTAGATTACGAGGGACAACGCGCAAGAGTTATTTCCATTTCAGGCGGGCGCGTCGTATTAGACTTCAACCACCCCTTGGCCGGAAAGGCGTTTTTAGTAAAAGGCCGCGTTGTGAAGAAGTTAAGCACATTGGAAGACAAGGCAGTTGCGTTATTGAGGATATATCTGCCCAGAGTATCTGCGGATAAAATAAAGGCTACAATAGAGGGGGAGACGCTAACGGTTACTCTACCCGCTGAGGTGTTGCTCTATGAACGCATAGGCGGCGTGTTGCTACAATACGCCTCTGAAGTGTCGACGAAGTTCCAAGAGGTGAAAAGAGTGAGGTTTATTGAAGAGGTGGAGCTCAAGGCTTAG